From Candidatus Pedobacter colombiensis, one genomic window encodes:
- a CDS encoding DUF2007 domain-containing protein produces the protein MDKIIVFETFYNPIEANIVKSRLIDAGIQCFLSDENTITINPLYTQALGGVKLHLFEKDVEAARNILQDENMEIDLEEVEGAEVCPNCGSTNVGYVQATKKRFGIFTIIVSVLLAVYPFHVKKTYHCFNCEHEF, from the coding sequence ATGGATAAGATCATTGTATTTGAAACTTTTTATAACCCTATAGAGGCTAATATTGTAAAGTCAAGGCTAATAGATGCAGGTATACAATGCTTCCTTTCTGATGAAAATACGATCACCATAAATCCTTTGTATACTCAAGCTCTGGGTGGTGTTAAGCTACATTTATTTGAAAAGGATGTTGAAGCTGCAAGAAATATTCTTCAGGATGAGAATATGGAAATCGACTTAGAAGAGGTAGAGGGAGCAGAGGTTTGTCCCAATTGTGGCTCTACCAATGTAGGGTATGTGCAAGCTACAAAAAAACGGTTTGGAATATTTACCATAATTGTTTCGGTCCTTTTAGCGGTGTATCCCTTTCATGTAAAGAAAACTTATCACTGTTTTAACTGTGAACACGAATTCTAA
- a CDS encoding aconitate hydratase, whose product MAFDIEMIKKVYANFGPRVEAARKLVGRPLTLSEKILYTHLWEGNTNTSYNRGVDYVDFAPDRVAMQDATAQMALLQFMQAGRPQVAVPSTVHCDHLITAKLGAAIDLPAANTESKEVFDFLASVSDKYGIGFWKPGAGIIHQVVLENYAFPGGMMIGTDSHTVNAGGLGMVAIGVGGADACDVMAGLPWELKFPKLIGVKLTGKLNGWTSPKDVILKVAGILTVKGGTGAIVEYFGEGAQNLSCTGKGTICNMGAEIGATTSTFGYDESMERYLRATNRADVADAANAIKEHLTGDAEVYAEPEKYFDQLIEINLSELEPYLNGPFTPDLATPISKMKEVAVANGWPLKVEWGLIGSCTNSSYEDLSRAASIAKQAIDKGLTTKAEFGINPGSEQVRYTANRDGLLGTFEDLNATIFTNACGPCIGMWDRVGAEKQEKNTIVHSFNRNFAKRADGNPNTYAFVTSPEIVAAIAIAGDLSFNPLTDTLTNNKGEQVKLDPPKGDELPVNGYAVEDAGYQKPAEDGSGVQVIVSPTSHRLQLLDPFMPWEGTDLKGLKLLIKAKGKCTTDHISMAGPWLKFRGHLDNISNNMLIGAVNYFNDKTDNVKNELTGEYGPVPATQRAYKAAGIGSIVVGDENYGEGSSREHAAMEPRHLGVRAVLVKSFARIHETNLKKQGMLGLTFANKDDYDKILEDDTIDIVGLTTFTPDVPLTLVLNHADGSKEEISVNHSYNAQQIEWFKAGGALNIIRRDAAAKNA is encoded by the coding sequence ATGGCTTTTGATATAGAAATGATCAAAAAGGTGTATGCAAACTTTGGCCCCCGTGTAGAGGCGGCTCGTAAATTAGTAGGCAGACCTTTAACACTTTCAGAAAAAATACTTTATACCCACCTTTGGGAGGGAAACACGAATACTTCTTACAACAGAGGTGTTGATTATGTAGATTTTGCTCCTGACCGTGTGGCCATGCAAGATGCTACTGCACAAATGGCTTTATTGCAGTTTATGCAGGCTGGCAGACCACAGGTAGCTGTTCCTTCTACAGTTCACTGTGATCACTTAATTACAGCTAAGCTTGGTGCTGCGATTGATTTACCGGCCGCAAATACAGAGAGTAAAGAGGTTTTCGACTTTTTAGCTTCAGTTTCGGATAAATACGGCATCGGTTTCTGGAAACCGGGTGCTGGTATCATTCACCAGGTAGTATTGGAAAACTATGCCTTCCCTGGTGGAATGATGATCGGTACCGACTCACACACTGTAAACGCAGGTGGTTTGGGTATGGTTGCTATTGGTGTTGGTGGTGCTGATGCCTGTGATGTAATGGCTGGCTTGCCATGGGAACTTAAATTCCCTAAGCTAATTGGTGTTAAATTAACAGGAAAACTGAACGGATGGACTTCTCCAAAAGATGTAATCCTTAAAGTTGCAGGTATACTTACCGTAAAAGGTGGTACTGGTGCAATTGTTGAATATTTTGGCGAAGGTGCACAAAACCTGAGCTGTACCGGTAAAGGTACCATTTGTAATATGGGTGCTGAAATTGGTGCAACTACTTCTACTTTCGGTTATGATGAAAGCATGGAGCGTTATTTGCGTGCAACCAACAGAGCTGATGTTGCTGATGCAGCCAATGCAATTAAAGAACACTTAACTGGTGATGCTGAAGTTTATGCAGAGCCTGAAAAATACTTTGACCAACTGATTGAGATCAACCTTTCTGAGCTTGAGCCTTACCTGAATGGTCCTTTCACTCCGGATTTGGCTACACCTATTTCTAAAATGAAAGAAGTAGCTGTTGCAAACGGATGGCCATTAAAGGTAGAATGGGGTTTAATTGGTTCTTGTACCAACTCATCATACGAAGATTTATCAAGAGCAGCATCTATTGCTAAACAAGCTATTGATAAAGGCTTAACGACTAAAGCAGAGTTTGGTATCAACCCAGGGTCTGAACAAGTACGTTATACTGCTAACCGCGATGGTTTATTAGGAACTTTTGAAGATCTGAATGCAACAATTTTCACCAATGCCTGCGGGCCATGTATCGGTATGTGGGACAGAGTTGGTGCAGAAAAACAAGAGAAAAACACCATCGTTCACTCGTTTAACAGAAACTTTGCTAAACGTGCTGATGGTAATCCAAATACTTATGCATTTGTAACTTCTCCGGAAATTGTAGCAGCTATTGCTATTGCAGGCGATCTTAGCTTTAACCCATTAACTGATACTTTAACTAACAATAAAGGCGAACAGGTTAAATTAGATCCACCAAAAGGTGATGAACTACCTGTAAATGGTTATGCTGTTGAAGATGCAGGTTATCAGAAACCGGCAGAGGATGGCAGTGGTGTACAAGTAATCGTTTCTCCTACTTCACATAGGTTACAATTGCTTGATCCATTTATGCCTTGGGAAGGCACAGACCTTAAAGGTTTGAAACTCCTGATCAAAGCAAAAGGAAAATGTACTACGGATCATATCTCTATGGCTGGTCCATGGTTAAAGTTCCGCGGTCACCTTGACAACATCTCTAACAACATGCTAATCGGTGCGGTTAACTACTTTAATGACAAAACCGACAATGTTAAAAATGAACTGACTGGCGAATATGGTCCTGTACCGGCAACTCAACGTGCTTATAAAGCAGCAGGAATTGGTTCTATTGTAGTTGGTGATGAAAACTATGGTGAAGGTTCAAGTCGCGAGCACGCAGCAATGGAGCCACGTCACTTAGGTGTTCGTGCTGTATTGGTAAAATCTTTTGCTCGTATCCATGAAACCAACCTTAAGAAACAAGGTATGCTTGGTTTAACATTTGCCAATAAAGATGATTACGATAAAATCCTTGAGGATGATACGATTGACATTGTTGGCTTAACTACGTTCACTCCTGACGTTCCATTAACATTGGTGTTAAACCATGCTGACGGATCTAAAGAAGAGATCTCTGTAAATCATAGCTACAATGCACAGCAAATCGAATGGTTTAAAGCAGGTGGTGCTTTAAATATCATCCGCAGAGATGCTGCTGCAAAAAATGCTTAA
- a CDS encoding polysaccharide deacetylase family protein — protein MYLVKSPLLLKWYYPSLIWNKPRSEKVIYLTFDDGPIPDVTTFVLKTLKSFDAKATFFCIGDNIVKHPDVFKQIKKEGHQIGNHTFNHLKGWKTEDKSYLKNFNACQELTKTYLFRPPYGRIKKSQVSGIKSAHPEIQIIMWDVLSGDFDINLSPQKCYENVIKNTRNGSIIVFHDSLKAFERLEYALPLTLKFFKEQGYSFGLL, from the coding sequence ATGTACCTGGTCAAATCTCCACTTTTACTAAAATGGTATTACCCATCTTTAATCTGGAATAAACCCCGCAGTGAAAAAGTTATTTATTTAACCTTTGACGATGGACCTATCCCTGATGTTACAACCTTTGTTTTAAAAACTTTAAAAAGCTTTGATGCAAAAGCAACATTCTTCTGTATTGGCGACAATATCGTTAAACATCCTGATGTTTTTAAACAGATAAAAAAAGAAGGCCACCAAATTGGCAATCATACCTTCAATCACCTAAAAGGCTGGAAAACTGAGGACAAAAGTTATCTTAAGAATTTTAATGCCTGCCAGGAATTGACCAAAACTTATTTATTCCGCCCCCCTTATGGCAGGATAAAAAAATCACAGGTCTCAGGGATCAAATCCGCTCATCCCGAAATACAGATCATCATGTGGGATGTTTTAAGTGGCGATTTCGACATTAATCTTTCTCCACAAAAATGCTATGAAAATGTGATTAAAAATACGAGGAACGGATCAATTATTGTTTTCCATGACAGCTTAAAAGCTTTTGAAAGATTGGAGTATGCACTGCCTTTGACTTTAAAATTCTTCAAAGAACAAGGATACAGCTTTGGATTGCTGTAA